The Shinella zoogloeoides genome contains the following window.
TGCGAAGGACGCCGAGGACATGCGCACCCAGACGCGCGGCGAATTCGGCGGCCTCGGCATCGAGGTCACGATGGAAGACGAGCTCGTCAAGGTCATCACCCCGATCGACGACACGCCGGCGGCCCGCGCGGGCGTTCTGGCCGGCGACTTCATCGCGAAGATCGACGGCGTGGACGTGCGCGGCCTGAAGCTGGAAGAAGCGGTCGAAAAGATGCGCGGCGCCGTCAACACGCCGATCAAGCTGACGCTGATCCGCAAGGGCGCCGACAAGCCGATCGAACTGACCGTCGTGCGCGACATCATCGCCGTGAAGGCGGTCAAGTCGCGCGTCGAGGGCGATGTCGGTTATCTGCGCGTCATCTCCTTCACGGACAAGACCTATGACGACCTGGAAGCCGCGATCAACAAGATCAAGGAAGAGGTTCCGGCCGACAAGCTGAAGGGCTACGTGCTGGACCTGCGCCTCAATCCGGGCGGCCTGCTCGACCAGGCGATCAACGTCTCCGACGCCTTCCTGGAGCGCGGCGAGGTCGTCTCGACCCGCGGCCGCGACGAGGAGGACACCCGCCGCTTCAACGCGACGCCGGGCGACATCGTCGACGGCAAGCCGGTTATCGTCATGATCAATGGCGGCTCGGCTTCGGCATCGGAAATCGTCGCCGGCGCGCTGCAGGACCTGCGCCGCGCCACCGTGCTCGGCACGCGTTCCTTCGGCAAGGGTTCCGTGCAGACCATCATTCCGATGGGCGACGCCGGCGCGCTGCGCCTGACGACGGCGCTCTACTACACGCCGTCGGGCAAATCGATCCAGGGCACCGGCATCACGCCGGACATCACGGTCGAGCAGCCGCTGCCGCCCGAGCTTCAGGGCAAGGTCGAAAACGCCAGCGAATCCAGCCTGCGCGGCCATATCCAGGGCCAGAGCGAGACGGACGCCGGCTCGGGCTCCTCGGCCTATGTGCCGCCGGAAGCCAAGGACGACAAGCAGCTCCAGTATGCGCTGGAACTGCTGCGCGGCCAGAAGACCGATCCGGCCTTCCCGGCCAATCCGGAAAAGGCCGAGCTGAAGCAGTAACCCGCCTTCACGAGGCCCGTGACCGCACGGGCCTCGTTTTCCCGCACCTTCCGGCCAGCGCGGACTGACCTTGGGCACAGATATTCACGCACCTCTCGGCCAGAACCGCAAGGCAAGGCCAGGACCCGCGGGACCGTCCCGGTTCTCGCGCGGAACGATCGCGTTCACGCTCGCGGCCATCGGCCTCCTTGGCTTTTCCGGCTGGACGGCGCTGACACCGAGCGGATTGCGCACCGCCTCCCTTCCCATCCCCGCCGAACAAACCGTCGCCGAGGCCAAAGCCGATCAGAAGACGGCCGAGGCCGGCGACGGCGTGCGCCGGGCCAACGGACTTTCCGGCGCCCGCGTCGAGGAAACGCTGACCGAGAACGGCAACGTGGTCCGCAAATATTCGCCCGGCGCCCGCGACGGCGCCGGCCCGCTCATCATCGAGGCGAACCGGATCGGCCAGGACGCCCGCAGCGCCGCCTTCCCGAACGAGGACCTGCTGGAAGAGACGTCGGACGGCAAGATCCCGGTCATCGGTCTCGATGGCACGCGGCCGATGGATCAATATGCCCGGCCCTGGTCCGGCACGCGCGGCACACGCGTCGCCATCGTCCTCGGCGGCCTCGGCCTCAGCCAGACAGGCACGCAGCGGGCGATCCGCGAGCTGCCCGGCGAAGTGACGCTCGCCTTCGCCGCCAGCGGCAACAGCCTGCCGCGCTGGATGCAGGAGGCGCGCCGCGGCGGCCACGAAATCCTGCTGCAGATGCCGCTCGAACCCTTCGACTTTCCGCAGAACGATCCCGGCGCCTTCACGCTGCGCACGGATATGAGCGAGGCGCAGAACCTTGCCGAGCTGCACAGCGCCATGGCGCGGCTCACCAATTATACCGGCATCGTCAACTTCATGGGCGGCCGCTTCCTGTCGAATGCCGATGCGCTGGAGCCGGTCATGCGCGACATTGCCAGCCGCGGCCTTCTCTTCCTCGACGACGGCAGCACGGCGCAGTCGCTCTCCGGCACCCTTGCAGGCGCAATCGAAGCGCCGCACGCCTTCGCCGACCTCCAGCTCGACGCCGATCTTTCCGAGGCGGCGGTGCTGAAGAAACTCGACGAACTGGAACGCATCGCGCGGCGCAACGGCACGGCCATCGGCATCGCCTCGGCCTTCGACGAAAGTGTGGACGCCATCCGCAAATGGTGCGAGGAAGCGGAAACACGCGGCATCGAGATCGTCGGCGTCGCCTCGCTCGCGGCCGTTCCCGCCAGAAAATAGGACACTTCGATGGGCAAGGATAAGGACAAGGTGGTGCGGGCCGAGGATCTGCCCTACCGCCCCTGCGTCGGCATCATGGTGCTGAACGCCGACAACAAGGTCTGGGCCGGCCGGCGCATTCCCGTCGGCAATTCGGAATATGACGGCTCGCCGCAGCTCTGGCAGATGCCGCAGGGCGGCATCGACAAGGGCGAGGACCCGCTGGAAGCCGCCTATCGCGAGCTTTACGAAGAGACCGGCATGAAGAGCGTATCCCTCATCGCGGATGCCGGCCGCTGGATCGACTACGACCTGCCGGCCCATCTCCTCGGCATCGGCCTCAAGGGCAAGTATCGCGGCCAGACCCAGCGCTGGTTCGCCTTCCGCTTCGAAGGCGCGGAAAACGAGATCGCCATCAACCCGCCGCCGGGCGGCCACGAGGCGGAATTCGACGCCTGGGAATGGAAGGCGATGCGCGACCTGCCGGGCCTGATCGTGCCCTTCAAGCGCAAGGTCTACGAGGAGGTCGTCGCGGCCTTCGCGCATCTGGCGCCCTGAAACAAAAAACCCCGGCAAAGCCGGGGTTTTTCGTATCTGCAAAGGCCGAAACTTATTCCGCTTCGTTGGCCGGGGCCGCGTTGAGCTGGCCGTATTTCGCTTCGCCGATCGTGCCGAGCAGTTCGAGCTGGGTTTCGAGGAAGTCGATATGGCCTTCCTCGTCGATCAGCAGCTCCTCGAAGAGCTTCATGCTGACATAGTCACCGGCTTCATAACAGATGTCGCGCGACTTCTTGTAGGCCGCACGGGCGTCGTATTCGCCGGCAAGGTCGGCTTCCAGCACTTCCTTGACGTTCTGGCCGATGCGCATGGGCGCGACGGTCTGAAGGTTCGGGTGGCCTTCGAGGAAGATGATGCGGGCGACCAGCTTGTCGGCGTGCTGCATCTCTTCGATGGACTCGGCGCGCTCCTTCTTGGCGAGAAGCGTGTAACCCCAGTCTTCGAGAAGGCGGTAGTGGAGCCAGTACTGGTTGACAGCACCCAGCTCGAGATAGAGCGCTTCGTTAAGCTGCTCGATGACTTTTTTGTCGCCTTTCAAGGTCCGCTCTCCTGTTTTCTTCATGGAATTGTTTGAGGCGGGTCATGAAATCAAATATCTCGGCATCCGTCGAGTCACGACGGGCGTGATACTGCTCGGTGGTGCGGATGATGATGTCGACGACGTTGGGGAAACAGCCGCAGCAACGGCCGCGCTTCTGCATCGCATGATAGACTTTCGCGGGCACGATGAGCTGCCAACAGTCCTCGTCGAGGAGGCTGTTGACCACGTCAACGATTTCCTTATCGGTGATGAAATTGCAGCTACACACCAGCATTTCGTCTTGCCCGTCATACGCAAAGCACTGAGTTTCCGGGATTAAGCAAAAGGCGACCTTTGTTGTCAAGAATGAACAGGTCAGCCTTCCTGACTCATTCATTTAGACTCGTTCTAATCTTGAATGAATCTGTCGGCTTTTCATAGGGTTACAGTTCGATGACAGGTGCGCCCGGCGCATCGGGTGCGGCAAACTGACCGATCACGATTTGTTGCAAAATACCGGCCCAGACCGGATTGCGCCGCCGCCCCGTTCTTCGCCTGGGCGGGCCGGACGGCTCGAATCGTGCGGCGTCCGCGTCCCGCG
Protein-coding sequences here:
- a CDS encoding S41 family peptidase, producing the protein MIRRASLVIVGALMGATAMSVINTVTLPAEAAGSSTYRELSIFGDVFERVRAQYVTPPKEDQLIENAINGMLTSLDPHSSYMNAKDAEDMRTQTRGEFGGLGIEVTMEDELVKVITPIDDTPAARAGVLAGDFIAKIDGVDVRGLKLEEAVEKMRGAVNTPIKLTLIRKGADKPIELTVVRDIIAVKAVKSRVEGDVGYLRVISFTDKTYDDLEAAINKIKEEVPADKLKGYVLDLRLNPGGLLDQAINVSDAFLERGEVVSTRGRDEEDTRRFNATPGDIVDGKPVIVMINGGSASASEIVAGALQDLRRATVLGTRSFGKGSVQTIIPMGDAGALRLTTALYYTPSGKSIQGTGITPDITVEQPLPPELQGKVENASESSLRGHIQGQSETDAGSGSSAYVPPEAKDDKQLQYALELLRGQKTDPAFPANPEKAELKQ
- a CDS encoding divergent polysaccharide deacetylase family protein, encoding MGTDIHAPLGQNRKARPGPAGPSRFSRGTIAFTLAAIGLLGFSGWTALTPSGLRTASLPIPAEQTVAEAKADQKTAEAGDGVRRANGLSGARVEETLTENGNVVRKYSPGARDGAGPLIIEANRIGQDARSAAFPNEDLLEETSDGKIPVIGLDGTRPMDQYARPWSGTRGTRVAIVLGGLGLSQTGTQRAIRELPGEVTLAFAASGNSLPRWMQEARRGGHEILLQMPLEPFDFPQNDPGAFTLRTDMSEAQNLAELHSAMARLTNYTGIVNFMGGRFLSNADALEPVMRDIASRGLLFLDDGSTAQSLSGTLAGAIEAPHAFADLQLDADLSEAAVLKKLDELERIARRNGTAIGIASAFDESVDAIRKWCEEAETRGIEIVGVASLAAVPARK
- a CDS encoding RNA pyrophosphohydrolase; its protein translation is MGKDKDKVVRAEDLPYRPCVGIMVLNADNKVWAGRRIPVGNSEYDGSPQLWQMPQGGIDKGEDPLEAAYRELYEETGMKSVSLIADAGRWIDYDLPAHLLGIGLKGKYRGQTQRWFAFRFEGAENEIAINPPPGGHEAEFDAWEWKAMRDLPGLIVPFKRKVYEEVVAAFAHLAP
- the bfr gene encoding bacterioferritin, producing MKGDKKVIEQLNEALYLELGAVNQYWLHYRLLEDWGYTLLAKKERAESIEEMQHADKLVARIIFLEGHPNLQTVAPMRIGQNVKEVLEADLAGEYDARAAYKKSRDICYEAGDYVSMKLFEELLIDEEGHIDFLETQLELLGTIGEAKYGQLNAAPANEAE
- a CDS encoding (2Fe-2S)-binding protein — encoded protein: MLVCSCNFITDKEIVDVVNSLLDEDCWQLIVPAKVYHAMQKRGRCCGCFPNVVDIIIRTTEQYHARRDSTDAEIFDFMTRLKQFHEENRRADLERRQKSHRAA